In one Agathobacter rectalis ATCC 33656 genomic region, the following are encoded:
- a CDS encoding phospho-sugar mutase → MDFRAEYEKWCTDPYFDEATKAELKAIAGDDKEIEDRFYRTLEFGTAGLRGVIGAGTNRMNIYTVRQATQGLANYILSQGEDAVKRGVAIAHDSRNMHDEFTDATALCLAANGIKTYVFPQLAPVPELSYAVRTLGTIAGVVITASHNPREYNGYKVYWEDGAQVTPPHDTSIMAEVAKVTSFDQVKTMDKAAAIEAGLYNVISDEVEEGYFGELRKLSIHPEIIKAMAKDIKIVYTPLHGTGLRPVQRVLKDMGFENVYIEPSQAVPDGNFPTCPYPNPENPDAWKLALELAKEKDADIVLATDPDADRLGVYCKDTKTGEYVTFTGNMSAMLIGEYILSQKSANGTLPENPAFVESIVSTDMGKAIAAAYGVKHIEVLTGFKYIGEQMLKFEKTGCNNYVFGMEESYGCLPGTYARDKDAPAAVCMLCEVAAFYKSQGKTLWDGMIDMYEKYGYYREGISTMTLKGIDGAAQINEIMTKARAAEPKKFGDYQVIAIRDYKNDTRKDMTTGKVEPTGLPSSNVLYYELNDNAWCCVRPSGTEPKIKFYFGVKGVSLEDSQAKLDALSAEVLGQFE, encoded by the coding sequence TGGTGTAATAGGAGCCGGCACCAACAGGATGAATATATACACAGTCCGTCAGGCTACACAGGGATTGGCGAATTACATACTTTCACAGGGAGAGGACGCAGTAAAGAGAGGTGTTGCAATCGCACATGACTCACGTAATATGCATGATGAGTTCACAGATGCCACAGCACTCTGTCTTGCAGCTAACGGAATCAAGACATATGTATTCCCACAGCTCGCACCTGTTCCTGAGCTGTCATACGCAGTAAGGACACTCGGTACAATAGCCGGTGTTGTTATCACAGCAAGCCACAATCCTCGTGAGTACAATGGATACAAGGTATACTGGGAGGATGGTGCACAGGTTACTCCACCTCATGATACAAGCATCATGGCTGAGGTGGCAAAGGTTACATCATTTGACCAGGTAAAGACTATGGACAAAGCTGCTGCTATTGAGGCTGGTCTTTACAATGTCATCTCTGATGAGGTTGAGGAGGGATATTTCGGAGAGCTCCGCAAGCTTTCTATCCATCCAGAGATTATCAAGGCTATGGCAAAGGATATCAAGATCGTTTACACACCACTCCACGGCACAGGTCTTCGCCCTGTACAGAGAGTACTTAAGGATATGGGCTTTGAGAATGTATACATTGAGCCAAGCCAGGCAGTGCCTGATGGCAATTTCCCTACATGTCCTTATCCAAATCCTGAGAATCCTGATGCATGGAAGCTTGCACTTGAGCTGGCAAAGGAAAAGGATGCTGATATCGTTTTAGCAACTGACCCTGATGCCGACAGACTCGGTGTATACTGCAAGGATACAAAGACAGGTGAGTATGTGACATTTACAGGAAATATGTCAGCTATGCTTATCGGTGAGTATATTTTAAGCCAGAAGAGTGCCAATGGTACTCTGCCTGAGAATCCTGCATTTGTTGAGTCAATTGTTTCTACAGATATGGGTAAGGCAATTGCGGCAGCATATGGCGTAAAGCATATCGAGGTTTTAACAGGTTTCAAGTATATCGGAGAGCAGATGCTCAAATTTGAAAAAACCGGCTGCAACAATTATGTATTCGGTATGGAGGAGAGCTACGGATGTCTGCCGGGCACATATGCAAGGGACAAGGATGCTCCTGCAGCAGTTTGTATGCTGTGTGAGGTGGCTGCCTTCTACAAGTCACAGGGCAAGACTCTCTGGGATGGCATGATTGACATGTACGAGAAGTATGGCTACTACAGAGAGGGCATTTCCACAATGACCTTAAAGGGCATTGATGGTGCTGCACAGATAAATGAGATTATGACAAAGGCACGTGCCGCTGAGCCAAAGAAATTTGGTGATTATCAGGTGATTGCTATCCGTGATTACAAGAATGACACAAGAAAAGATATGACAACAGGAAAGGTTGAGCCGACAGGTCTTCCTTCTTCTAATGTACTTTACTACGAACTTAACGATAACGCTTGGTGCTGTGTACGCCCTTCTGGTACAGAGCCTAAGATTAAATTCTATTTCGGAGTTAAAGGAGTGTCTCTTGAAGATTCACAGGCTAAGCTTGATGCTTTGTCAGCTGAGGTTCTCGGACAGTTTGAATAA